A single Rattus norvegicus strain BN/NHsdMcwi chromosome 5, GRCr8, whole genome shotgun sequence DNA region contains:
- the LOC134479085 gene encoding uncharacterized protein LOC134479085 — MLHHASLTLLHVSDIFIFSSQLLDASWEARLSSAVIARGGREIRFWSRTPSGCSKSAAPAASSPPWTARRSPACSPQLAHRPPAAAPGPALANGRTAGGPAPGAGCSSRPQFPESWGTGSPFLGPSSLLPLLRVCQLATNHRYTHSRAPPRLPAAGGWRALRPLASFVALLLPFAIRCRRAVGFQAPSRTRPKAQGGKLGWETGRLPTRLGAASVAPGAWNSQVKRSRGGPGLGLVQARSVQRAGHGVMWGLQETPRCERHPRSIEGQRPASRQT, encoded by the coding sequence TTGGATGCAAGCTGGGAAGCCCGGCTGTCTTCAGCTGTCATCgccaggggaggaagggagatcaGGTTTTGGAGTAGGACTCCGAGTGGTTGCAGCAAGTCCGCGGCTCCGGCCGCCAGCTCACCTCCGTGGACAGCCAGGCGCTCACCGGCCTGCTCACCACAGCTCGCGCACCGCCCTCCGGCCGCAGCCCCGGGGCCAGCTCTAGCCAACGGAAGGACTGCCGGAGGGCCAGCACCGGGAGCTGGCTGCAGTAGTCGTCCACAATTCCCGGAGTCCTGGGGGACCGGTTCCCCCTTCCTTGGTCCCAGCTCCCTCCTCCCGCTCCTCCGGGTGTGCCAGCTAGCCACGAACCATCGCTACACTCACTCGAGGGCGCCTCCAAGGTTACCCGCGGCTGGGGGCTGGCGCGCGCTGCGGCCACTGGCCTCCTTTGTAGCTCTCCTCTTGCCCTTTGCCATTCGCTGCCGCAGGGCTGTGGGCTTCCAAGCCCCAAGCCGGACGCGTCCTAAGGCTCAGGGAGGGAAGTTGGGCTGGGAGACAGGCCGGCTCCCGACCCGGCTGGGGGCAGCCTCGGTGGCTCCGGGTGCCTGGAACAGCCAGGTCAAGAGAAGCCGCGGAGGGCCGGGGCTGGGGCTCGTGCAGGCACGCTCAGTGCAGCGCGCTGGGCATGGGGTGATGTGGGGGCTGCAGGAGACACCGAGGTGCGAGAGGCATCCCAGGTCCATAGAGGGGCAGAGACCAGCCAGCCGCCAAACCTGA